ATCTTTAGTATTTTCATAATACAATGCTCATGATTGgttgtcatcattatcaatcatGATAatactattttcatttttattattataaatattattattattatattattgttttccaTTTTAATTCTTTCAGATCAATTGCCTTAGTGACAATGATGCATTTGTGGCATATAGTGCATGTAAAGCAACAGCTACTCTTCTTTGTTCTCTGAAATCTCtggtaattattttatttttggtacatattttaatgaaaaattaatCTCTAATCTACTGCCAGGGTTGTGTAACTCATGACTTATTCAACTCCACTTTATAATAAGTGTGATagattataaaatagtttatccatcttcaaattgtttaattgtattttttttgtaggaTTTCTATAAGCTTGCTGATTCACTGATAACCAATTCATTCAACAAGTATAAGTCAATTGAGATGTATGAATCATGTAAAGGTGAAATGCAAAAAAAGACTGTCTATCCCTGGGAAGTTGTGACCACTGTACTCAACAGAATCGGCACACAAGAAAACAAGGCTAAGTCATGTTGCATGAATGATGGTTATCAGCCTGGTCCTGAAAATGGTCTAATaatatttgcttatattttGTCTTAAATTTAATGTGAAaacattctcaaaatgtttacagaattacagcaatataaaataaattcatctgGTTCCGAATATAACTGGaaaattattagttttataccaattgtgtatgtattttttggttcaacataaaattaataatttttcagTTAAGAATTAGAGCACGTtcattatcaccattagatAAGGCTATTCCCAATTGTCACACATGAAGCGTAATTGacatcgagttcgaacaataccatgaaagccccagtggtctaatggttaggacatctgcatatcaagcaggcggtccgagttcgagtctcggttggggcgactttttctcattctcacagatttcctcatctttatcgtttcaaattaattaattaaatttcagtatatcaccgggcggtttagaattaatgttctttgcctattgtgtttatatatataaaagtatctcttcggagatcccgtctcgtgaataaaaatactgaaagatgagggcgtatcaatttgatctctgttgcgcgtgcgtacaactgaggactactgctgttccgccgtaccacgccgagaatgttacagagtcgttatccaatcgagttcgaacaataccatgaaagccccagtggtctaatggttaggacatctgcatatcaagcaggcggtccgagttcgagtctcggttggggcgactttttctcattctcacagatttcctcatctttatcgtttcaaattaattaattaaatttcagtatatcaccgggcggtttggaattaatgttctttgcctattgtgtttatatatatatatatacttactTTTGAACCATAATAGTATTACAACatttatgttattgttttagGTTTTATAACTTATTGCTGTAAGACGGTGCTTGAATTACTTAACAATCCAGAAGAATATAACACCATATGTTACATGATAGAGGATAGTAGCAAACAAGAGGATGAGAATGAGAACTGCTTAATGTCTATACTGTTACTTATTGAAGCGAGTCTTAAATACGCAATCAAGAATCTGACTGAAGATGTAGTATCCATCCTGAAAAGTTGTGAAAGCTTCTTTGCGTGTATCGCAGATAGTCTCAACAGATGTATCAATCCACTTGTCTATAAGAAAATACTGGACATGCTAAATGTCTACCTTTTCAACATGAATGAAAATGAGAAACTCAAATGCACAGTTATATTATCAACCAAACTGCTGTCTATGACCAAGGGTGACCTGTTTGAAAATGCTCCATACAAAAATGTATACATGGCGTTTGGTGGATCTGTTTTTAGTGATTATTCAAATCTTGGAGATGAACATCAAAAAGGAGATATGGAAATGTTGAGGAAGCTGTCTGTGCTGGTTGTTAAAAACTGTGAGGTGATAAACATGACATCTTCACTTACAAACTTACATTCTGATGTAACTAAAAGTTTTAACAAACTTTCACGTTATGTAAATTCAAAATTAGGTTTCAAATCAAACACCATTTGTGATTGGCTATTCCACCTGTATGCTGATAATGATGCTAGTCTTATTTGTATAATGTTCTTGCTGTTAAGAATACATAATCAGAGTTTATCAACTGACATTAAATCAGATCCACATGAAGTGTTTCAAAGATTCCTAAAGACAGTTGCTTATGATCATAGCGTTTTGCTGGATCTGTTGATTTCAGATGAAACTGAATTTTTAGCTTATTTTGTGCAATATTTGCATACAGTTGTTTCCAGTTGGTCGGCTTTTAAGGAACTTCATTCAAATTTAGATTTACCAAGCACAGATAATgaagtatataaaacaaaaccaGAAGATATACCTAGTGTAAGTAAAGGAACAGTAATGAATAACTCATGGCAAAGAGAAGAGAATGAACCAACAGGAATTATAATTAAAccagaaaaaaatcaaaatattgatAAAGATTTAGAATGTTTAAACAAAGAACATGAAACACTTGATTCCACACCATATAACATTGATGGTTTGATAAAAGAAAGTCAGAACGAATTTGAAGATGGAACAAAGCATTCTAAAATAGAGGCTTTGAAAAGAGatcatgatgataataatgtcATGAATGAATTAGGTGAAATGGATAAAAAAGCTAGATATTCAGTGAACTATGAAGGTAGTGGCTTGCCAATTGGTGATGCTACTACAGTTTCTTCTAAAGTACATTGTAGTGACAGTAAGCCTTCAAACCAGTGTACTGGTGACCTGGAGTTTGTAAACCAGTGTACTGGTGACATTGGGCCTGTAAACCGGTGTACTGGTGACATTGGGCCTGTAAACCAGTGTACTGGTGACAGTGAGACTGTAAACCAGTTTACTGGTGACAGTGAGACTGCAAACCAGTGTACTGGTGACAGCAAGACTGCAAACCAGTGTACTGGTGACCTGGAATCTGGAAACCAGTGTACTGGTGACATTTTAATGAGTACTCCTCTGGTTCTTACCTCTAGCAATGATAATATAGATATCACCACAAAAGTTGACGTCATCGGCTTAAATGATAGCTCTGATAATGATAGCTTTGATAATGATTCAGACGATGATGATTCCTCATTAGATAAAACAATGACCACTTTGATAAGGTTAAGACTGTCGATTGAGAGAATGGTCAATCGGAGGTTATTTCCTTTTCATGTGAACTCACTACTGAAATTATTAGAGAATGTCGAAGGATTGTATGAAAATcagtaatttaattatttctatcAACAGTTTAGAAGAAAAAATCAGAATTAagtgaaaaaaataatgatggaaTAGTATATAGTAgagggattttttttcataaaatggcctaatttcgacctttttatttttctggttACTAAATAGAataattgacatgcgtagaacaCATAATTTAACTCTGTgcatgttaattatgatatagtaaagcagttatgtaaaaaaataaaatggttgaaaatgttAACCCTTTTATTGGTCTGGTCTGCAAACCAGTGTACTGGTGACCTGGAGTCGGAAAACCATTGTACTGGTGACATTGAGTTTTTAAACCAGTTTACTGGTGACCTGGAGTCTGCAAACCAGTGTACTAGTGACATTGAGTGTGTAAACCAGTGTACTGGTGACTTGGAGTCTGTAAACCAGTGTACTGGTGACTTGGAGTCTGTAAACCAGTTTACTGGTGACTGGAGTCTGTAGAACAGTGTATTGTATCAATGGTTAAGAATAAAAAATCAGGATcggataaaaaaataatgatggtaTGGTTTGTCCATTAATagtttcttttaaataaaataaagtctTTGGTACAGTACAAATTTttgtaataaatgaaaaaaatgtgtacaataGTGTTTTATTAACAAATTTGCATAACTTTATGcacaaaaaaattacatttacattatataaaacaatttaatagaGCTTGCCAATTAATGAATGTCGTAAGACTGTACTCCATCAGTAGGATATGCCTATAAAAAAACTGAGGAAGAATATGAGcagtaaatactgtacttatcaGCAGAATATCCAGgatgcattatttttttcgtCTATGAGGCTAATGCAGAactcatgaataatttatgattaattatgacATTATAGGGTCGCTATATAAAGCGACCCCGTGTCAACAGGTTTTGGAGGTATAGGCTTTAGACTACCTAAGCTCCCTGGATTCATCAACATCATCCGTGTTTTGtttaatagttgagagagatttTTGAGAAGTTATATGTAGGAAGTAATTCTTTATCATAGAAAAACATTAGGGTCATGCATTaatcatgatttctgccttaacctaatAGGAAAACAAATACTGCATCCTGGATGCCATGCAAAAATGGTGAGGGTGAAAATAATGATGTATACACACTCATTGTTTAAGACTGGTGTACATTTCCATAaactatattaaattaaaatggcatcAATTTAATGAACTCTGTCCACTCAAACATGGCATCAGTATGACCAACAAATAACCTACATAACAGATCAATTCCCACACACTTATCTTCTGTAGCGATATCTCTTAAATCTAAACCAAAGCTGGAATATACTGTTACTAAATTGACAGCGAAAGCCATGCCTGTGGCTGTATTCCCATTCTCTGTTCACAATCTTGAAAGCAATATCCTATgataagaaaacaaatattgtacataaatgaaacAACATACTGTATTCTTCCAACATTAGTTGTAGAAAAAAACCTTTTACTTTTACATCTCGCCCTGATTCGGTCTGGCACCCTGAGAAAAATTTTGCAAGCATGCTTTCAGATCGAGCACGAATTCAATTATTCATTATCATGATCTTATGATTTCAGAAAACAAATGGTTTCTTGATCTACGTATTTGAAGCCCTAATAAGGAATGGATTTAAATCGTACGAGTTTGGTGTGAATGATCCTATGCTTTACAACTAAACCCATTTTGAACGATATTTTTCTCAGGGCACCGGACTGAATCTGGAGCATGATGTAAAAGTGGGGTTCTACTCTACTAAGGTACACAACCAGGATACGTGCAAACAGTTTTCAGATTCAAGGTATTACagctaatgtttaaaataaattagatgAAACCAAGCATTTACCTCGTATGGTGGTCCAGCATTGAACCGCAACACAGCAAAATCTTCATTGGTGGTATCAGGAGTTACTGTGTACTCTGGTGCAGTTCTTTTGTCAATCAAATCAGGGTAAAATATCTGAAAtttgacaattaaaaacattaggAATTACTAACACAGTTTGAAGCAGTTGATTTTGTACAGaagagacaaacaaatgtgCAGAATTATATTCAAACATGGGTGTTAATTTAATAAGTAATAAGAAGTTTACAATAATGCACTATTTTAGTTTATGAAGCGCCCTTTACCGGAGCCTCACAGTGCAACATGAAAAGAATAGCTACTGAAATAGGTGAGTTTTCAAGACAGATTTTAATTGAAAAGGGGATGGAGTGTGACGGATCGAACAAGGAAGTTACCAGTTCCAGATCTCTGGTGCTTGAGCAAAGAAGCACGGATTATAGGTTGGTTCTAGGTGGTGTTAGCATAAGAGGATCCGTTTCAGAACTTACTTCAGATAGTAAATTATATATTGATGTTATGAAAGTACTCACATTAAACTTGTATCCTTGCACAACCTTTGGTGGTGGGTTGTCCATATCATAATGAGTCTGGTTATACTTGTTCCATTCAAAACCCtacattattaaacaaataatatttactaCAATATTGAACACACTGTTTTATGAATCAATACTaatgtattaaaacaaatgaatttatTGCTTCACTAGTAACTTCAgtaaaaatttataataattacttttattattcTATTGTTAAATAATCAGAAAATCAATAATTTCTAGTACTTACTGTGTGGACACGGTTAAAGAAACGTGGTTTCCTGGGACGATATTTGTCAGACCAGAGGTACGGCTCCTGTTTCTTGATGTCCATCTCAACTGCAAAAGTTGCTTCATCTGACCCCATACCCATCCGTGCCTTCTTGATGAACTCACTTTCAGCTGTatcctataaaaaataataaagaatattgCAATGAAAAATGTTATCCCTTTTACACAGACAGTGAAAATGAGGATTTGGTTGAGAATGTGTTACAATTTTAATACATGGAACACCGAATTGCGAAATTGTACATTGATGTTGCCTGCAAGATGGAATGGAGGCAGTGCACAGTTTATCAGAGGAAAAGGTGAAAGATACAAGTTCTGGTGGAAAGAAGATGATGGCTCTGCAGGTGGAAGAGTAAGAGCTTTCAGGTAAAGTTATTGTGAGGAGAAAGAGTGacagaaatattttattagtgAGGTACAGGATAAgcaagtaattttttttttcatacaaaatgCACGAAATGCTTTACATAAAGCTAATCAAAAACAGTTTTGTGAGGAAAAACTGCCTTAAGCTGCTTTCTCATCACAACAGACACCCATGTTCATGCTCGACGTGAAAGCACACTTAACACTTGCAATATATTTCTCAGGGCACCCGACCGAATACAGGCGCGGTGTGGAAACTGCTTAAACGGGATTTGAACTCATGATCATTAAACACTTACCTTAGCTGATCCAGTGGCCATTAGCCTTTTACGTAGGACTTCCAATTTAGCCATGTCTTCTTCTGGATCAAAGAGGATAGTGTCTGGTGGCAGATCCCGTGTTCTCATTAGTGCTGGTGAATACCTGCCCTCATTGTAGTCATCATGACTCTGCTGTTGAAGATCTTCTTCTGTGATCAATGCTTCCActctaaaaaaagtaaaagagaTTCATTTAGTGCATCAAAAATTGGAATAAGTAAATCGAAGTACTGTCTTGTAACAATATACACTGTAGATTGGTAGTACCAACCAAAGCTAAGCTGTTCAACCCTTTTGTATCTTGTATCAAGACAAAAGCACCAGTCATGCAGGCTTGGCTGATGCTGGTGCAGAATGAAGGGAAATAATAGAAGCCTTATAACAAAACTTAACATTATTTACCATAAAATATATTGTAGTATATAAGTTTTTGtttctatatatatatctcATATGCCTAAATTATATTTAGTAATTGGTATTAccataaatcttctaattgtaaccctgggttattattctttgattgtttttttagggtgggttactattagaaggggggttactattagagtagtgggttactattactaatcttaatctaactttattttattattaaactctttatttattttttaaactcaaaaacactcaatcctcctcCCCCACTATCGAGATCAACACgaattatctccttattttcaaaatatggcTGCATCATAAGTTTTTGTGACTATTAGAgcagtgggttactattagagtgtgggttactattagaagatttacggtatattCTTTTTAACTGCTGCAGTATAATAGTAATGCAaatttgacaaataaatgttaaaataaacatact
This genomic stretch from Antedon mediterranea chromosome 11, ecAntMedi1.1, whole genome shotgun sequence harbors:
- the LOC140062279 gene encoding uncharacterized protein; this encodes MDEINDIVIKNACLAKTKGLLLHKFSEALKTITIPPQPSENTSNNTCTSRNSNYHLKLLVLSSLDMLASRGGCNSAESILRNLIQEQKLIEILINCLSDNDAFVAYSACKATATLLCSLKSLDFYKLADSLITNSFNKYKSIEMYESCKGEMQKKTVYPWEVVTTVLNRIGTQENKAKSCCMNDGYQPGPENGFITYCCKTVLELLNNPEEYNTICYMIEDSSKQEDENENCLMSILLLIEASLKYAIKNLTEDVVSILKSCESFFACIADSLNRCINPLVYKKILDMLNVYLFNMNENEKLKCTVILSTKLLSMTKGDLFENAPYKNVYMAFGGSVFSDYSNLGDEHQKGDMEMLRKLSVLVVKNCEVINMTSSLTNLHSDVTKSFNKLSRYVNSKLGFKSNTICDWLFHLYADNDASLICIMFLLLRIHNQSLSTDIKSDPHEVFQRFLKTVAYDHSVLLDLLISDETEFLAYFVQYLHTVVSSWSAFKELHSNLDLPSTDNEVYKTKPEDIPSVSKGTVMNNSWQREENEPTGIIIKPEKNQNIDKDLECLNKEHETLDSTPYNIDGLIKESQNEFEDGTKHSKIEALKRDHDDNNVMNELGEMDKKARYSVNYEGSGLPIGDATTVSSKVHCSDSKPSNQCTGDLEFVNQCTGDIGPVNRCTGDIGPVNQCTGDSETVNQFTGDSETANQCTGDSKTANQCTGDLESGNQCTGDILMSTPLVLTSSNDNIDITTKVDVIGLNDSSDNDSFDNDSDDDDSSLDKTMTTLIRLRLSIERMVNRRLFPFHVNSLLKLLENVEGLYENQ